One window of the Anopheles cruzii chromosome 2, idAnoCruzAS_RS32_06, whole genome shotgun sequence genome contains the following:
- the LOC128277551 gene encoding 39S ribosomal protein L14, mitochondrial — MLTNGLLQLLSIRAVSRTIHTTPACSEIRKLARLRVVDNSDIGKRAMAEGRPPKCIHVYNKRHVGLIGDKVLVAIKGQKKKGILVGLRQFQKPKVPKFDSNNLVLIDDNGTPLGTRIHVPIPTMLRTILREKTQAKGADYTKLLAIASRFI, encoded by the coding sequence ATGCTCACAAACGGCCTTCTTCAGCTACTTTCGATTCGTGCCGTCTCCCGGACAATACACACGACGCCGGCATGCAGTGAGATTCGCAAGCTGGCGCGACTACGGGTCGTGGACAACAGTGATATCGGAAAACGGGCGATGGCAGAAGGGCGGCCACCAAAATGTATACACGTCTACAACAAACGGCACGTTGGCCTGATCGGTGATaaggtgctggtggccatcaAGGGCCAGAAGAAAAAGGGCATCCTGGTTGGGCTGCGCCAGTTCCAGAAGCCGAAAGTGCCCAAGTTTGACAGCAACAATCTGGTGCTGATCGACGATAACGGAACACCGCTCGGGACGCGCATCCACGTGCCAATACCGACCATGCTGCGAACGATTCTGCGGGAAAAAACACAAGCGAAAGGCGCAGACTACACAAAGCTGCTCGCGATAGCAAGCAGATTTATTTAA
- the LOC128277386 gene encoding 1-phosphatidylinositol 4,5-bisphosphate phosphodiesterase gamma-1 codes for MSFSTGSTAGSNCLAALGEMEQIICQLERGTLIQKFYPRKRPEKKTLMLRRETRQIIWSPVQTNGRSSYEGSLELREVKEVRPGKKSKDFEKWPEEAKKSEPRKCFVVLHGNDFKLRTVSIVAFSEKEADMWLKGLKYLISDTVTAPYWLQIERWLRREFYLMETNGTASVKDIRSFLPKINCKISTAKLNDVFHEVDTRRRNELGFDDFTRLYQRLILPPATLPEYFDGVRLASYTQDGQTVTLQEFRKFLTKEQDEQEGDAPDGGGSEEVVAKFISDYIQDPARDVREPYLRLHEFIDFLFSRQNEIWNRRCDTVYQDMTRPLSHYWISSSHNTYLTGDQFSSESSVEAYARALRMGCRCIELDCWDGPDNMPLIFHGHTFTTRIKFLDVIRTIKEHAFVTSDYPLILSIEQNCSLTQQRRMAQAMCEVFGELLLTQPIDKAETQLPSPQQLKRKIILKHKKLPENGMVVVDEGGKESAILMQRGGGTDDGELDIRNTVKNGILYLEDPVDKGWNAHFFVLTQHKLFYTDSQRSDRDNDGRDEEREENDFGSRTRDGTVVSNDELHFGENWFHGKLSGGREEAEKLLQQFSHLGDGTFLVRESVTFVGDYCLSFWRQGKPNHCRIKLKQDKGVTKYYLMENVLFDSLYSLIMYYRQNALRSAEFYITLKEPVPQPNKHETKEWYHQSTTREQSEIVLNQVPQDGAFLVRPSEKGPKAFVISFRAHGKFKHCRIRVEGRLYEMGGMEFESLVDLVNFYIKHPLYRKVTLTYPIPREMIRRINTMDVPEESGAYGYMDPSTVTSENVTVKALYDYKAQRDDELSFCKHAIISNVTKKGSDWWVGDYGGKRQHYFPANYVQELSAADDGTLVDEAANEPLMLGSLQKGSLDVHGAVVEMAYSNHPDIARILRIQNPTMQNVFEVGVQTKELAFEWMNAIKEAAQNASVLENERRKMERNSRVAKEMSDLIIYCRSVPFKHHSASWVFYEMSSFPETKAEKYFLQPETRGLFVRYHRHHLSRVYPKGQRLDSSNYHPTALWNCGSQMIALNFQTPDKPMQLNQAKFRDNGGCGFLLKPDFMFRDEFDPSDPNTLVGVGEVIVNVRIIGGRNLCKVSRNITSPLVEVEVLGASFDGGMKHRTRAIADNGLNPIWNEICEFRIANPHFAMIRFEVQDEDMFGEPIFIGQAVFPLGAIRTGYRSVPLRNKYSEELELATLLVHTSIRPPQTEL; via the exons ATGAGCTTCAGCACTGGTAGCACTGCTGGCAGCAACTGCCTGGCAGCACTCGGCGAGATGGAGCAAATAATCTGCCAGCTGGAACGCGGAACCCTGATACAGAAGTTTTATCCCCGGAAGCggccggaaaagaaaacgcttATGCTACGCCGGGAAACGCGCCAG ATCATATGGTCGCCGGTGCAGACCAACGGGCGCAGCAGCTACGAGGGTTCGCTGGAGCTGCGCGAGGTGAAGGAGGTTCGGCCAGGCAAGAAGTCGAAAGATTTCGAAAAATGGCCCGAAGAGGcaaagaaaagcgaaccgCGCAAGTGTTTCGTGGTGCTACACGGGAATGACTTTAAATTGCGCACCGTTTCGATTGTTG CATTCTCCGAGAAAGAGGCTGATATGTGGTTGAAGGGGCTCAAGTATCTCATCAGCGATACCGTAACGGCCCCGTACTGGCTACAGATCGAGCGCTGGCTGCGGCGGGAGTTCTATCTGATGGAAACCAATGGCACGGCCAGCGTGAAGGACATTCGGTCGTTTCTGCCGAAGATAAATTGCAAAATTTCCACCGCCAAGCTGAACGATGTATTCCACGAGGTGGACACGAGGCGACGGAACGAGCTCGGGTTCGATGACTTTACGCGGCTCTACCAACGGTTGATCCTACCGCCGGCCACCCTGCCCGAGTACTTTGACGGCGTGCGGCTGGCTTCGTATACCCAGGACGGCCAAACGGTGACACTGCAAGAGTTTCGCAAATTTCTAACCAAAGAACAGGACGAACAAGAGGGTGACGctccggacggtggtggtagCGAGGAGGTGGTAGCCAAATTTATCAGCGACTACATCCAAGACCCGGCACGTGACGTTCGTGAACCTTATCTGCGACTGCACGAG tttATCGATTTTCTATTCTCACGGCAAAACGAAATTTGGAACAGACGGTGCGATACCGTGTATCAGGACATGACGCGGCCCCTCTCGCACTACTGGATATCGTCGTCGCACAACACCTACCTGACGGGCGATCAATTTTCTAGCGAATCGTCGGTGGAAGCGTACGCCCGGGCACTGCGTATGGGCTGCCGGTGCATCGAGCTGGACTGCTGGGATGGCCCGGACAATATGCCGCTGATCTTTCACGGGCACACGTTTACGACGCGCATCAAGTTTCTGGACGTGATTCGTACGATCAAGGAGCACGCCTTTGTTACGTCGGACTATCCGCTCATTCTGTCGATcgagcaaaactgttcgctcACGCAGCAGCGCCGCATGGCGCAAGCGATGTGCGAAGTGTTTGgtgagctgctgctgacgcaACCGATCGATAAAGCCGAAACGCAGCTCCCGTCGCCCCAGCAGCTGAAGCGCAAGATCATtctaaaacacaaaaagctTCCCGAGAAcggaatggtggtggtcgatgaGGGCGGAAAAGAGTCAGCCATTCTGATGCAacgtggcggtggcaccgacgacggtgaactCGATATCCGGAACACGGTCAAGAACGGTATCCTGTACCTAGAGGATCCGGTCGACAAGGGATGGAACGCACACTTTTTTGTGCTGACACAACACAAACTGTTCTACACCGACAGTCAGCG aAGTGATCGTGACAACGACGGACGGGACGAGGAACGTGAAGAGAATGATTTCGGAAGCCGCACCCGCGACGGTACGGTCGTGTCGAACGATGAGCTGCATTTCGGTGAAAACTGGTTCCACGGCAAGCTGAGCGGTGGCCGGGAGGAGGCGGAAAAACTGTTGCAGCAATTTTCCCACCTTGGCGATGGGACGTTTCTGGTGCGCGAGAGTGTCACCTTTGTCGGGGACTACTGTTTGTCGTTCTGGCGCCAGGGCAAACCGAACCACTGTCGAATCAAGCTGAAGCAGGACAAGGGCGTCACGAAGTACTACCTGATGGAGAATGTGCTGTTTGACAGTTTGTACAGTCTGATCATGTACTACCGCCAGAATGCACTCCGCAGTGCG GAATTCTACATTACACTGAAGGAACCAGTTCCCCAGCCGAACAAGCACGAGACGAAGGAGTGGTACCATCAGTCGACCACCCGGGAACAGTCGGAGATTGTGCTCAATCAGGTCCCGCAGGATGGGGCGTTTTTGGTGCGACCGAGTGAGAAAGGGCCAAAGGCATTCGTAATATCGTTCCG CGCGCACGGAAAGTTTAAACACTGTCGGATACGCGTCGAAGGCCGGCTGTACGAAATGGGAGGCATGGAGTTCGAGAGCTTGGTCGATTTAGTCAATTTCTACATCAAACATCCCCTGTACCGCAAGGTTACACTTACCTATCCGATTCCGCGCGAAATGATCCGACGCATCAACACGATGGAC GTGCCGGAAGAGAGCGGCGCATATGGCTACATGGatccatcgacggttacgagCGAAAACGTTACGGTCAAGGCACTCTACGATTATAAGGCGCAGCGCGACGACGAGCTGTCATTCTGCAAACACGCCATCATTAGCAACGTCACGAAGAAGGGCAGCGACTGGTGGGTCGGGGATTATGGTGGCAAACGGCAGCACTACTTTCCGGCCAACTACGTGCAGGAACTAAGTGCGGCCGACGATGGTACGCTGGTGGATGAAGCGGCCAACGAGCCACTGATGCTCGGTAGTCTGCAGAAAGGTTCGCTCGATGTGCacggcgccgtcgtcgagaTGGCGTACAGTAATCACCCGGACATTGCGCGGATTCTGCGCATCCAAAACCCGACGATGCAGAACGTGTTCGAGGTGGGTGTGCAGACGAAGGAGCTGGCGTTCGAGTGGATGAACGCGATCAAGGAAGCGGCCCAGAACGCGAGCGTCCTGGAGAACGAGCGGCGCAAGATGGAGCGCAACTCGCGGGTCGCAAAAGAAATGTCCGATCTCATCATCTACTGCCGGAGTGTCCCGTTCAAGCATCACAGCGCCTCGTGGGTGTTTTACGAGATGTCCAGCTTTCCGGAGACGAAAGCGGAAAAGTATTTTCTACAGCCGGAAACGCGCGGCCTGTTCGTACggtaccaccggcaccacctgAGCAGGGTATACCCGAAGGGGCAACGGTTGGACTCGTCCAACTACCACCCGACGGCCTTGTGGAACTGTGGCTCCCAGATGATCGCCCTCAACTTTCAGACCCCGGACAAACCGATGCAGCTGAATCAGGCCAAATTTCGCGACAACGGCGGCTGCGGTTTTCTGCTCAAGCCGGATTTTATGTTCCGCGACGAGTTCGATCCGTCCGATCCAAACACGCTGGTCGGGGTCGGTGAGGTGATCGTGAACGTGCGCATCATCGGAGGGCGCAATCTGTGTAAAGTGAGCCGCAACATCACGAGTCCGCTGGTGGAAGTGGAAGTACTGGGTGCGTCCTTCGACGGTGGCATGAAGCATCGTACACGGGCCATAG CGGACAACGGGCTGAATCCCATCTGGAACGAGATCTGCGAGTTTCGCATAGCGAACCCACACTTTGCGATGATACGCTTCGAAGTGCAGGACGAGGACATGTTCGGGGAGCCGATCTTTATCGGCCAGGCCGTCTTCCCGCTCGGCGCCATCCGGACCGGCTACCGGAGTGTACCGTTGCGCAACAAGTACAGCGAGGAGCTCGAGCTGGCTACCCTCCTGGTGCACACCAGCATAAGACCGCCCCAGACGGAGCTCTAG
- the LOC128277550 gene encoding probable ATP-dependent RNA helicase DDX56: MDNPEQELNFHELELDDRLLKDIARLGWISPTLVQEKAIPFLLEGKDVLIRARTGSGKTAAFAIPIIQSILSRKGESALRETSVLVMAPSQDLCHQISKVFSELTSSCGALVRVVDLSSKEDRATHRHLLAERPDIIVSTPAKLRTVLTDGTLNVRESLRCVTIDEADLMFSFGFEKDLQEVLKHFPPVHQSVLCSATLEQDVESLKKLILHNPVVLKLEEPDLVIGSQLTHYQVEVEEVDKAVVLYTLLKLKLIQGKCIIFVKSVERCYRLKLFLEQFNIRSCILNSELPIKIRCHAVSQFNQGVYDTIIASDELMTDNPERVSKKKAKKVSTKKLLQQSSEAESSVSRGIDFQCVSCVINFDFPSDINSYIHRAGRTARGKNNGSVLSLVANDEVERKREVEEFLQGLAADEGFTMKDFQFNFNEVEAFRYRAKDAWRAITKFSIREARIKELKAEMFNSEKLKSFFEENPRDLQTLRHDRSLHTVRVQEHLGDVPDYLVPPSLRSIVAFTNTRRNKKSSTDWRTARFQRKRASKVDNPLLMDGMDYGKKRRV; encoded by the exons ATGGACAACCCGGAGCAGGAGCTAAACTTCCACGAGCTAGAGTTGGACGATCGTTTGCTGAAG GATATCGCTCGCTTGGGATGGATATCTCCGACACTCGTGCAGGAGAAGGCCATACCGTTCCTGCTGGAGGGCAAGGATGTGTTGATTCGTGCACGCACCGGCTCCGGAAAGACGGCCGCTTTTGCCATCCCCATCATACAGAGTATCCTTAGCCGTAAGGGTGAATCGGCCCTCCGTGAGACGTCGGTACTCGTGATGGCACCGAGCCAGGATCTGTGCCATCAGATCAGCAAAGTTTTCAGTGAGCTAACATCCTCGTGTGGCGCCTTGGTACGCGTGGTCGATCTTTCGTCGAAAGAAGATCGTGCCACACACCGGCACTTGCTGGCCGAACGACCCGATATTATAGTTTCAACACCGGCAAAACTACGCACCGTGCTGACCGACGGAACGCTAAACGTTCGTGAAAGCCTGCGCTGTGTTACGATCGACGAGGCCGATCTTATGTTCTCCTTCGGATTCGAGAAAGATCTTCAGGAAgtattgaaacattttccaccagTGCATCAGTCGGTGCTGTGTTCGGCCACACTGGAGCAAGATGTGGAGTCACTCAAGAAGTTGATTCTTCACAATCCGGTCGTGCTGAAGTTGGAAGAACCGGATCTGGTGATCGGGAGCCAGTTGACGCACTATCAGGTCGAAGTGGAAGAAGTCGACAAGGCAGTGGTTCTGTACACGCTCCTTAAACTGAAGCTAATTCAGGGCAAGTGCATCATCTTCGTTAAATCTGTCGAGCGGTGCTACAG ATTGAAACTATTTTTGGAACAGTTCAACATTCGCTCGTGCATCCTGAATTCCGAGCTACCGATCAAAATCCGCTGCCATGCAGTCAGTCAGTTCAATCAG GGCGTCTACGACACGATCATTGCCTCCGACGAGCTGATGACGGACAATCCGGAGCGGGTAAgcaagaaaaaagcgaaaaaagtgtCCACCAAAAAGCTTCTGCAACAGAGCTCCGAAGCGGAATCGAGCGTTTCGCGTGGTATCGACTTCCAGTGCGTGTCGTGCGTGATAAACTTTGACTTTCCGAGCGACATCAACTCGTACATCCATCGGGCAGGACGTACGGCGCGTGGTAAGAATAATGGCAGCGTGCTGTCTTTGGTGGCCAACGATGAGGTCGAGCGCAAACGAGAGGTAGAAGAATTCCTGCAAGGACTGGCGGCCGACGAAGGATTCACGATGAA GGATTTCCAGTTCAACTTCAACGAGGTAGAAGCGTTCAGGTACCGTGCAAAGGATGCCTGGAGAGCCATCACAAAGTTTTCGATCCGAGAGGCCCGCATCAAAGAGCTGAAGGCAGAAATGTTTAACTCGGAAAAGTTGAAG TCTTTCTTTGAGGAAAATCCACGGGACCTGCAAACGCTGCGACACGATCGTTCCCTGCACACAGTGCGCGTCCAAGAACACCTGGGGGACGTGCCGGATTATCTTGTTCCACCGTCGCTACGATCAATCGTGGCGTTCACCAATACGCGGCGCAACAAGAAATCATCTACCGATTGGCGAACCGCCCGATTCCAACGGAAACGAGCCTCGAAAGTGGACAATCCGTTGCTGATGGACGGGATGGACTACGGGAAGAAGCGGAGAGTGTAA